The genome window tatcatttactcttgttccgcatttagataagttagagtaaaagcaattaaaccgtgtttttaaaatttgggggggggggtctaaacaaattatagtgttttacactatttgagctTTCAGTAGTGTTCACActactttaaatattttattaatttcctttcctttttttttttttttcctttttagttcATCCCGTGCCCTCTCTCTCCTCATTTCTCCATTTTCTTCTCCTAGCCCAGCAATCAGAGTTTCTCGCCTCACCTAGCCACTCGCCTGGCCATCTCTGACCAACCTCACCGACCCAGCTCGCCCAACTCGACCCACCCCTGCTTATCGCCGATCGCTGACCTTGCCTAGTCCAGCCACCTTGCCAACCCATCTCAGAAAATCCTCTACCTCCAGCCATCGCTGCCTTCGCGTTGAGTTTGGCTCCGACTGTGACTTCGattcgcctctctctctctctgctatCTTATTTTCTCTGACGTGGGTgtggtgggtttgtgtttggttgatttggggtttctgggtttgtgtttgtgtttgtgttgcgGCTGATTTAGGGTGTGGTTGCTAGCTATTTGGTTCTTCTtctcattgaagtttcacactggtggtggtggtgctgcGAATGCTTGAAGATAGTGaagaatatagaaaataataataaataaatgaattgttCATTGTAGTAGatgtaatattttattgtgttgtttttgttattttattgtattgaaaactaaaataaaaccactgatgttagatgttttgtaaaatgaaaggtaaaatagataaaataacttttggtagagtcaaatagctaaaattatGGCTCCACCAATGTGGATGATCTAAGCATCTGGCTGGATTTTAAATAAAGATTTCTACCTACAATTGTCAAATTCTCGTATCCTTCACATATCCCCGAATCCATTAGCTCCTGTAAGCATTGGCGGCTCTACTTGTATGTGAGTGTGGTCATAGGACCACCctcacttgtaaaaaaaaaaaaatttatacatgtaaaacatattttatataaataattattttaaattaatatgttcagtgaccaccctgacttgaaaaaaatgtatatatatactttaaaaaaatatcttatatactaaattaacttattttgaccactctaataaaatttttgaacacTTTTACTTGAGAATTATAAGAATTTGagttcaataaatataagagtaatgctacatccacaatattttcataataatttcacaataaatcttatataGTAAGctattattaattctaatttgggtTCAATATTGACAtattttacccaccaataacagGCTAACAACTTGTTgcataagatttattataaaattattgtggtcactttattattctcatatcagcattttcaatttgcattttatcttttatttgtttttttttcttattctcttttttagtataaaaaaaattgtaatatttcatgtatttgtgtgttttttttttgtgacattgatatatattcaaattatttctttattaaattttgtataatttaaattttttagtgaccactctaaaaaaaatttctagaaccGTTGGCAAGGATATACTTAATTAATTTGAGATTGGACTTGAGTTGAGACGATGCATGCTCTGATGAGTTTGGTGGCCCCTTTTGTAGGTCTAAATTTGAAAACTTAGCCAGTTACAGGGGTTCACATCCATCATGACAAACTAGGTCTCAAGGTCCTACTTGGTCAGTTTCTTGATTCAGCAATCTCCTAGTCTATTGTTCACCATCAAAAGTTCAATCAGTTTGATAAGTTATTCAGTGCTTCTAACTTGACCCCAAACTCTGACCCAAGTTGAGCTGAAGAGAACAAGGCAAGAAAAAAGACCAGGAGATTCACCAACTAGAGAGAGCATCTGCTTTTAAAATAATTCCAATAGGATGACACAATCATAGTATGAACTGTTGTACGTTCaaaatttttcccttaatatgAGGTTTTCTAAAATAGTTCCAATATTAGTTCTATCCTCATTAGAAGATATTCATCCTTCAAATTAATAGTTGTAGGGAGAAGTGGATAGGAAATGGTAGATGaatttaaaagttaaatatgCACCAGCTTCAATTTCTAATTATACACTGTAATTCAGAAATGCATTAAAACACTCCATTTATTCCAAATGGATACTAACCCTTCAGGACGGGGATTATCATAGCCATAGGAGCATGAGTGTGTATGCAAGCATGGTCAGGCAGATGGGAAACAATATAAGTACGATTGGATGATAAACAAATTTCAGGTTATGAAATCCCCCAGGCAGATAAATTGCCTCAAATATCTAAGAGATGATGGGAAGCTAAAAGAttaacaattaaatataaacaACATTGTGAACAACACTTGCAAGTAAAAGGTCTCAGCATCAGACAGTGAATCAAATTCTTCTTATTAGCTAACAGATCACTGTATCAaattcttcaagatttttttgttgattCTCACACAAGTCCTCAGTTAAGGAAACATATCCCAAAACAAGAAACAGAAACTAGTTGAAAACTCAATTAATTGTGTTAGTGCTAATACAACACAGCCAAACTAACATATTTTACGTTTGCCCTTACTAGCATTAGACAAATTCAATTCATTCGCCCGCCTTGCCGAAGCACAATCTTGGACATTCAGTAGAGGAAGGCTCTCCATATATGTATCCAAATAAAACGGCGCTAATTGGGCGGGGATGTCAATATATGATATCTGTTGGCTACTGGGATTGTAAGACAGCAACTCACCATTGACAGTATTGATCACTAGAACCTCACCAATCTTTGTAAAACCTACCACCTGCCATATTGTTACCCCAACATCAATATCATATAGCTTAGTCCAAGATTCAGCTACACTAAACTCTTTCATCACCCACAACGAGCAACATGTCAATGCGGACTTAAAAAAGCGCAAGTGACCCATCATGTACAGCAACTTTAATGTTTAACTTATTCACATCATCCAAACTCCCAGGCAAAGCCATCTCATGAAAAGAATTATTCCTTCTATCGAATGATAAGATTACATAGATAATATAGTCATCTTCAATGGACGTAATCCAGTGCACTGCCCCGTTCACAAACACTGATAAGTGATTTTCTGGAAAAGCAGACAGAGAACCAGGGCCAGGGTTGGTAACATTGCGCCACGTGCCAGTGCCAAGTGTATAAATCTGAACCATAAGTTGATCATTTTTGAGATcatcaccttcttcttcttcgagaTACAGAACTCTTACTAATATATAATCATCAGTTGTGGGGTCATAGCCAAACCCATAATACTGCATAGGCATATAGGAAAATGGGAATTCAGGGGTCGGAAGGAATATGGCTTTACAAATAGAAGGGTTCCATAGAAGTGGAGCAATGTCATCCTCAGTAACTGTAGAAT of Quercus lobata isolate SW786 chromosome 8, ValleyOak3.0 Primary Assembly, whole genome shotgun sequence contains these proteins:
- the LOC115956869 gene encoding uncharacterized protein LOC115956869 gives rise to the protein MGPRMYKINFNGLKFEDQRASGIGVVMQDLSLQLCPRNCEDETGFVIAALSKKLQDLRGTDEIEALVVETADQLTWEVGLQTAELEEDSMTRFRRMKIWNVVWEGNGSRLVSLSCQKREEPCCLYYGFGYDPTTDDYILVRVLYLEEEEGDDLKNDQLMVQIYTLGTGTWRNVTNPGPGSLSAFPENHLSVFVNGAVHWITSIEDDYIIYVILSFDRRNNSFHEMALPGSLDDVNKLNIKVAVVGFTKIGEVLVINTVNGELLSYNPSSQQISYIDIPAQLAPFYLDTYMESLPLLNVQDCASARRANELNLSNASKGKRKIC